TGCTTTTCCCGatactcaaaataaataattaattaattttaatactattttgtgtttaaaagaAGTTGCtgaaccaaaaaacaaaatcttaaaacttttacttataaaagtaaaattagtGGCCACCATTTTGGGTGAATCGATATTTTTCAGCTTGTGCTCTTTTCTTTGGCGTGTTTTCGCATTCGCATATTTATTAaacgaaaacgaagacaaaTTTAACGCGACGTCGCGGAGTAGATAACTAGTATACTGCTGCATAAAAGCCTATATCTGTGAAAAACAAAAGCGACAAGAAATGGCAGACGAAGACCTATCACTGAACGAAGATCAACTTCTGGATAACTTGGATGATGCTAACGGAGAGTCGGAAATTTTGAACGAGGTGAGTCGTATTTCTggatagatagtttttttttaattttgttaaatttgtgtgtttgaaagaaagttaaattgtaattgaaaaaaaaattgtcttgttggcttttttcttttgttgttgttgttgatttaggAGGAATCCAATATGCAAATTGACCCAGAATTAGAAGCAATTAAGGCTCGAGTTAAAGAAATGGAGGAAGAAgctgaaaaaattaaacaaatgcaATCCGAAGTAGACAAGCAAATGGCCGGCTCGACAACTGGCATCGCTACAGTACCTCTTTCCATCGAAGAGAAACAAGAAATCGATACAAGGTCGGTGTACGTTGGTAACGTTGATTATGGAGCTTCGGCTGAAGAATTGGAGTCTCATTTTCATGGGTGTGGAACTATTAATCGCGTAACAATATTATGTAATAAGGCCGATGGCCATCCTAAAGGATTTGCATACATCGAATTTGGCTCAAAGGAATTTGTGGAGACTGCTCTGGCAATGAACGAAACATTGTTCCGAGGCCGACAAATAAaggtaattaaataataattctctACCTATCCATTATAATAAATTCTTACAACTTTACCGATAATGGTCGCAATctcaaaagttaaaagttagttttgatatttaaaactgaaaacGAGAATAATATGATAATAAGGTATTTTTTCGGTTTGAACGAAAGCGAAAAAGAAGGAATGGAAAAgtctttattaatatttaagaattgACGCCGGTGTTTGTTGGCATGAGATACATACATGTTCTATTCTAGATTGTATGGGAGCGAAGGACAAAGAATTATGGTTTTGCAATTCTTGCACTTGTACCTTTAATTGTCCTTTTTTATAGTTTGAGTAATTAGGTTAAAAAATGTGGATACATTTTAcctacaacaattttgtttggtttataaaatcattttttgggTGGAATCAAAATCGGAAGTGCGGTACATGGAAAACACCCCTTTTTAAGGTTTCTTTAGTTTTTGCCACACACGATgcgaaatcttttaaaattttgtgttgatttttatttaaaacgaaattgtACATCATTTTTGTTGCTTTAAATTCAATTAGGTATAAATGCGACCTAAAATGACTgagaataagtttttttttttaatttaatttttgggttGTGTATCTACAGTGTCGGTCAAAACTAAAGCACGAAATcgtttcattttggaaaaagtcacataaaactacaaattaagatataaaattattttttttttaatatattttaaataataatatttttgtcttaaattaacGATATTAAGATTtgctataattatttaaatatttgaaatagaacaaaatatttagaattcttATGAAAAACGATTGGAAACTAAAGCACATGTAgcctattttaaaataactcatCTGTATGGtctatattttaaagttatttaacaaGAACAACgaaaataactgtttttttcttatgtttttttccaTTGCGACTAAGAAATGTGAATAGTTCACCATTCCGCGTCATCTGTTGTAAGCATTGCGTCGAGATTTTAAAATGGCTCGCGATAAGTACTCCGACGAATTAAAAGATGGTGAATCAGTTACATTTATAAGCAAAAAATAAGGTATTGATCATTCAGTAATTTCTCGTTTTCGTGCTCGAGGAACAGTGCAAACTATTCATAGTGGTGGAAGACCCCGAAAAACTTCAAATCGCGAAGACAGAAAAATCGTCagggttattaaaaaagatCCTTTC
This window of the Eupeodes corollae chromosome 3, idEupCoro1.1, whole genome shotgun sequence genome carries:
- the LOC129951050 gene encoding polyadenylate-binding protein 2 isoform X1, translated to MADEDLSLNEDQLLDNLDDANGESEILNEEESNMQIDPELEAIKARVKEMEEEAEKIKQMQSEVDKQMAGSTTGIATVPLSIEEKQEIDTRSVYVGNVDYGASAEELESHFHGCGTINRVTILCNKADGHPKGFAYIEFGSKEFVETALAMNETLFRGRQIKVMSKRTNRPGLSTTNRFSRGSFRGRGARVSRACCHSTFRGARRPIRGYRGRANYYAPY
- the LOC129951050 gene encoding polyadenylate-binding protein 2 isoform X2; protein product: MADEDLSLNEDQLLDNLDDANGESEILNEEESNMQIDPELEAIKARVKEMEEEAEKIKQMQSEVDKQMAGSTTGIATVPLSIEEKQEIDTRSVYVGNVDYGASAEELESHFHGCGTINRVTILCNKADGHPKGFAYIEFGSKEFVETALAMNETLFRGRQIKVMSKRTNRPGLSTTNRFSRGSFRGRGARVSRACCHSTFRGARRPMGYRGRANYYAPY